The Lysinibacillus timonensis nucleotide sequence CAGCATATTTCCTGGCAGTTTGAAACACCCATAGAACAAGCACATGAACTTTATGAACAATTAATTGAACAGAATGTAACCGTAGCTGTTCCAATTTACGAACAAACTGTTGAATGGGCCGGAATGTTGAATTCATTATTATGGGATAATCCAAAAATTTTCAATAAATCACTACTTCTTAGAGATAAAGGATTAATGAAACGCCGCGCACATATTGTCGGCCTTAACGTTGGCGTTTTTGAAGAGGTATTTAATAAGGAAGATGTTCATAAATTCTTTCTTCGTTTAAATGATTCATTATTAAACTTTGATGAGCAACAATTTGAACCAATTCATGTAAAGCCTTTCGATAAAGCCGGAACAGTCGGTCATCATATGATTAAAAGACCTGAAGATATTAACAAAATTGACGACTCCGAATTTCCTTTATTAGCAGAAAGTCATCTCGATGGCCAAGAATTTTCTTGTGAGGTATTTGTTCATAATGGAAAAGTTAAATTTCTAAATATAACGGAATATGTAAAACTTGGACACTCAAACTTTGTCCCTGCTTCTCCATCTCTTGAAAAATGGAGACCTCAAATTCGTGAGGCGGTTGAAAAACTTGTAGAAGGCTTTGAAGTTGAATTCGGGCTTTTACATCCGGAATTTTTCGTAACATCTAACGGGAAAATTTATTTTGGCGAGGTAGCAAACCGTATTCCAGGCGGTCATATTTTTGAACATATTGAAAGAGTTTATCATTTCAGCCCCTACCAAGCGCAAATTCTGTGCTGTGATCCAGAAACTACTGAACAAGAATTAGAAACATTCTTCCCTGAAGAAGTTGTATCTGCTAAAGGGTATTCAGGGAATCTAATGGTCTATCCGAAGGTGAAAAACATTACACGATTAAACATACCTAATGAGTTAAAAGAACATCCTTATTTTTTAAAGCACAATATGTTCATTCCTGCTACATCGAAGGTTGTACAACGTATAGGATTTGGAAACCATTATGGCTCTCTTTATTTTTACGGTGATGATAGCGAAGAATTACGTAACCTTCTAGTAAACTACGAAAATCACGATTTCTATTTATAAGGAGTGAATAAAAGATGAGTACTACTGCAACAAAAGAACGAAAACAAAGTACAACTACTCGCAAAAAATCAACGAGCACGACTAAAAAGAAGAAAACTGTAAGTAAACATTTAACTCTTTTAGAAAGTAAATTTGAAATAGCATTAAACCTCCTAGATGAAGCAAAACCATTAGCGAAAAGTCTTTATCAGACAGACGTTTTCCAAT carries:
- a CDS encoding acetyl-CoA carboxylase biotin carboxylase subunit family protein, with the translated sequence MSENHKKRIALLGWSLQAIEAIDKMGRPFVVVGPPEFKEFAKKNGIQHISWQFETPIEQAHELYEQLIEQNVTVAVPIYEQTVEWAGMLNSLLWDNPKIFNKSLLLRDKGLMKRRAHIVGLNVGVFEEVFNKEDVHKFFLRLNDSLLNFDEQQFEPIHVKPFDKAGTVGHHMIKRPEDINKIDDSEFPLLAESHLDGQEFSCEVFVHNGKVKFLNITEYVKLGHSNFVPASPSLEKWRPQIREAVEKLVEGFEVEFGLLHPEFFVTSNGKIYFGEVANRIPGGHIFEHIERVYHFSPYQAQILCCDPETTEQELETFFPEEVVSAKGYSGNLMVYPKVKNITRLNIPNELKEHPYFLKHNMFIPATSKVVQRIGFGNHYGSLYFYGDDSEELRNLLVNYENHDFYL